One genomic window of Candidatus Pseudobacter hemicellulosilyticus includes the following:
- a CDS encoding AraC family transcriptional regulator produces the protein MIRSGLYSYTNTIPAVWEQLTVPGVENYVVQGAFGRALIAGLEGPGFAVWQQVLEPATNQYFPSVLNGRGIQLPIALKGSWQGRVAGTAAEWRIPEGQFNLLADAGQGLEYRMEAGKTGQWCTLYLTVDYLAQFVPYFPALESFVEAAAAGETGLPGSSPARITPEMVLMVRNLLHNEFTGDVRTLYLQYKIPELLLLALNRVAPAYLPAGDIRLQVYDIDKIREAREYLLLNMEHPLTVIELAHKVGLNDFKLKKGFKQLYGVTIFDFLLEARMDKAKTLLLETDTPVHEIAFATGYKNVSSFTAAFKKKVGYPPTIMKRQKGG, from the coding sequence ATGATCCGTTCAGGTTTGTATTCATATACCAATACCATACCAGCGGTATGGGAACAGCTGACTGTACCCGGTGTTGAGAATTATGTGGTGCAGGGGGCCTTCGGGCGGGCCCTGATAGCCGGCCTGGAAGGGCCGGGTTTTGCTGTCTGGCAGCAAGTGCTGGAGCCCGCTACCAACCAGTATTTTCCGTCTGTACTGAACGGGCGGGGGATACAATTGCCCATTGCCCTGAAGGGCAGCTGGCAGGGGCGGGTGGCTGGTACAGCGGCTGAATGGCGGATACCGGAGGGGCAATTTAATCTGCTGGCGGATGCCGGCCAGGGCCTGGAGTACCGGATGGAAGCGGGCAAAACAGGTCAGTGGTGCACCCTTTACCTGACGGTGGATTACCTGGCGCAGTTTGTTCCCTATTTTCCGGCGCTGGAATCATTTGTGGAAGCGGCGGCGGCCGGTGAAACCGGCTTGCCGGGTTCTTCTCCGGCACGTATTACGCCGGAGATGGTCCTGATGGTGCGCAACCTGCTGCACAATGAATTTACCGGCGATGTGCGGACCCTTTACCTGCAATATAAAATACCGGAATTATTATTGCTGGCCCTGAACAGGGTGGCGCCGGCCTATCTGCCGGCGGGAGATATCCGGTTGCAGGTATATGATATTGATAAGATCCGGGAGGCGAGGGAATACCTGTTACTGAATATGGAGCATCCGCTGACGGTGATTGAGCTGGCGCATAAAGTGGGGCTGAATGATTTCAAACTGAAGAAAGGCTTCAAACAATTATATGGGGTCACCATTTTCGATTTCCTGCTGGAGGCGCGGATGGACAAGGCCAAGACCCTGTTGCTGGAAACCGATACACCGGTCCATGAGATCGCCTTTGCCACGGGCTATAAAAATGTATCCAGTTTTACGGCAGCTTTCAAGAAGAAGGTGGGTTATCCGCCTACTATCATGAAGCGGCAGAAGGGTGGTTGA
- the uxaC gene encoding glucuronate isomerase, whose amino-acid sequence MKKFLDENFLLHTKTAERLYHEYAKDMPIIDYHGHLPPQQMAEDKQFENLTQVWLYGDHYKWRAMRTNGVDESYCTGNRSDYEKFEQWAATVPFTLRNPLYHWTHLELQRYFGVDAILEPSTARAVYEQCTALLQTPDYSVRNLLRKMQVRLICTTDDPVDSLEYHRQMKADGFDIPVLPAFRPDAAMNVDNPAAFNQYLQRLEQASGITVNSFDTYLDALRNRHDYFAAQGCNVSDHGLEEIYAEDYTEAEIKTIFNKVYSGKPLEELERKQFKSAMLVIFAEWDWERGWVQQYHLGAIRNNNSRMMRQLGPDTGWDSIGDFSQARTLARFLSKLDGEDKLTKTILYNLNPAYNEVFATMIGNFNDGSVAGKVQWGSGWWFLDQKDGMTKQLNTLSNMGLLSRFVGMLTDSRSFLSFPRHEYFRRILCNLLGEEIENGELPNDLGWIGKMVQDICFHNAQQYFNWQAITQKGAAQKIN is encoded by the coding sequence ATGAAAAAATTCCTGGACGAAAATTTCCTGTTGCATACCAAGACAGCCGAAAGGCTGTACCATGAGTATGCCAAAGACATGCCCATCATCGATTACCACGGCCACCTGCCGCCCCAGCAAATGGCGGAGGACAAACAGTTTGAGAACCTCACGCAGGTATGGCTCTATGGCGATCACTATAAATGGCGCGCTATGCGCACCAACGGTGTTGATGAAAGTTATTGCACCGGCAACCGGAGCGATTATGAGAAGTTTGAACAGTGGGCTGCCACCGTGCCCTTTACGCTCCGCAATCCCTTGTACCACTGGACCCACCTGGAACTGCAGCGGTATTTTGGTGTGGACGCCATCCTGGAGCCATCCACCGCACGCGCAGTGTATGAGCAATGCACCGCCCTGCTGCAAACACCTGATTACAGCGTGCGTAACCTGCTCCGCAAAATGCAGGTCCGCCTCATCTGTACTACAGACGATCCTGTGGATTCCCTGGAATACCATCGCCAGATGAAGGCCGATGGTTTTGATATTCCCGTACTGCCCGCATTCCGGCCGGATGCAGCCATGAACGTGGACAATCCCGCTGCTTTCAACCAATACCTGCAACGCCTGGAACAGGCTTCCGGTATCACAGTGAATTCTTTTGATACCTACCTGGACGCCCTGCGCAACCGGCACGACTATTTCGCCGCACAGGGCTGCAATGTATCAGACCATGGACTGGAAGAGATCTATGCCGAAGACTATACCGAAGCAGAGATCAAAACCATCTTCAATAAAGTATACAGCGGCAAGCCGCTGGAAGAGCTGGAACGCAAACAGTTCAAATCCGCCATGCTCGTCATTTTTGCGGAATGGGACTGGGAACGGGGCTGGGTGCAGCAATACCACCTGGGTGCTATCCGCAATAATAACAGCCGGATGATGCGCCAGCTGGGACCTGATACCGGCTGGGATTCCATCGGTGATTTTTCACAGGCCCGGACACTGGCCCGCTTCCTCAGTAAGCTGGATGGGGAAGATAAACTGACAAAGACCATCCTCTATAACCTGAACCCGGCCTATAATGAAGTGTTTGCCACCATGATCGGCAACTTTAATGACGGCTCCGTTGCCGGTAAAGTGCAATGGGGCTCCGGCTGGTGGTTCCTGGACCAGAAAGATGGTATGACCAAACAGCTGAATACCCTGTCCAATATGGGTTTGCTGAGCCGCTTTGTAGGCATGCTCACCGATAGCAGGAGCTTCCTGTCCTTCCCCCGCCATGAATATTTCCGTCGTATATTGTGTAACCTGCTGGGCGAAGAGATAGAGAACGGTGAACTGCCCAACGACCTGGGCTGGATCGGCAAAATGGTACAGGATATCTGTTTCCACAATGCCCAACAATATTTCAACTGGCAGGCCATCACCCAAAAGGGCGCGGCCCAAAAGATCAACTAA
- a CDS encoding RNA polymerase sigma-70 factor, with protein MKLQGPVLYQEQVSVEEQSIPKTIPNGSAYTCTTPEEAVTPAIMASLKAGNSQVMITFFDLYYAPLCFFAYRLIRNRPAAEDIVEDSFMKLWKKHTDFESVQNIKAFLYITTRNACLNFLKQHQRDSASIRELAYLASEKEDHILNSMVRTEVLREIYQEIEKLPAQSRKVFKMSILENMKNQDIARQLDISIHTVKNQKMRAMQLLRTKLLTRKSLSLS; from the coding sequence ATGAAGCTACAAGGGCCAGTCCTTTACCAGGAACAGGTTTCTGTTGAAGAGCAGTCAATTCCCAAAACCATTCCTAACGGTAGTGCATACACTTGTACTACCCCCGAAGAAGCAGTGACACCTGCTATCATGGCCAGCCTCAAAGCCGGCAACTCTCAGGTCATGATCACCTTTTTCGACCTCTACTATGCCCCCCTCTGTTTTTTCGCCTATCGCCTCATCCGCAACAGGCCAGCCGCAGAGGACATTGTGGAGGACTCCTTTATGAAACTCTGGAAAAAACACACGGACTTTGAAAGCGTGCAGAACATCAAGGCCTTCCTCTACATTACTACCCGTAATGCCTGCCTGAATTTCCTGAAGCAACACCAGCGGGATTCAGCATCCATCCGGGAACTGGCTTACCTGGCCAGTGAAAAAGAGGATCATATCCTGAACAGCATGGTCCGCACAGAAGTCCTGCGGGAGATCTACCAGGAGATCGAAAAACTGCCAGCCCAGTCCCGTAAAGTTTTTAAAATGAGTATACTGGAAAATATGAAGAACCAGGATATAGCCAGGCAGCTGGATATCTCTATCCATACCGTCAAGAACCAGAAGATGCGGGCTATGCAACTGCTCCGTACCAAACTGCTGACCCGGAAATCATTGTCCCTGTCCTGA
- a CDS encoding gluconate:H+ symporter, with amino-acid sequence MTLLILFGCILALILLTTWGKCNAFLAFLLVSITTAWILGIPLDKITASVQKGMADTLGSLTIIIVLGAMLGKLVAESGAAQRITTTLIKAFGEKYIQWALMVTGFVVGIPLFYNVGFVLMVPLIFSVVYQTRLPAVYIGLPMLAALSVTHGFLPPHPSPTALVTQFNANMGLTLLYGLILAIPTIIVAGPLFARTLRSIKAQPLATFQPKLIPEQEMPGLFNSFVTSLLPVVLLAATALLPMLGSTGASPFFSFAGDPIIVMLLSLVVASYTLGIRRGKSMKTIMNIYGDAVKDVAMIVLIVGGAGVLKQVFVDSGVSSAIAGGLQGLSLHPLVLGWGIAAFLRVCIGSATVAGLTTAGILAPGLHQLHADPNLMVLAIGAGSLMFSHVNDAGFWMYKEYFNLSLKDTFRSWSLMETIVAVMGLLGVLLLNLFI; translated from the coding sequence ATGACACTACTCATCCTGTTTGGTTGTATCCTGGCACTGATCCTGCTGACCACCTGGGGCAAATGCAATGCCTTTCTGGCCTTCCTCCTGGTGTCCATTACCACCGCCTGGATCTTGGGGATTCCACTGGACAAGATCACTGCTTCCGTACAAAAGGGCATGGCGGATACGCTCGGCTCCCTCACCATCATTATTGTACTGGGCGCTATGCTGGGGAAACTGGTGGCCGAGAGCGGCGCCGCCCAGCGCATCACCACCACCCTGATCAAAGCCTTCGGTGAAAAATATATCCAATGGGCGCTCATGGTCACCGGCTTTGTAGTGGGTATACCGCTTTTTTATAATGTAGGCTTTGTACTGATGGTGCCGCTGATCTTTTCCGTGGTGTACCAGACCAGGCTGCCCGCCGTATATATCGGACTGCCCATGCTGGCCGCTCTCTCAGTGACCCACGGTTTCCTGCCGCCCCATCCCTCGCCTACAGCCCTGGTGACGCAGTTCAATGCCAATATGGGCCTTACGCTGCTCTATGGATTGATTCTGGCCATCCCCACCATCATTGTGGCCGGACCGCTTTTTGCCCGCACCCTGCGCAGCATCAAAGCACAGCCGCTGGCTACTTTTCAGCCAAAGCTGATACCGGAGCAGGAAATGCCCGGCCTGTTCAACAGCTTTGTCACCTCACTATTACCTGTGGTGCTGCTGGCCGCCACCGCCCTGCTGCCCATGCTGGGCAGTACCGGCGCCAGCCCTTTTTTCAGTTTTGCAGGCGATCCCATTATTGTGATGCTGCTGTCCCTGGTGGTAGCCAGCTATACACTGGGCATCCGCCGCGGCAAGAGCATGAAGACCATCATGAATATTTATGGAGATGCGGTGAAGGATGTGGCCATGATAGTCCTGATCGTTGGCGGCGCCGGCGTCCTGAAACAGGTCTTTGTGGACAGTGGCGTCAGCAGCGCTATCGCCGGCGGATTGCAGGGCCTTTCCCTCCACCCGCTGGTGCTGGGCTGGGGTATTGCCGCCTTCCTGCGGGTCTGCATCGGATCGGCCACGGTGGCGGGCCTTACCACGGCCGGTATACTGGCACCCGGTTTGCACCAGCTGCATGCCGATCCTAACCTGATGGTGCTGGCTATCGGCGCCGGCAGCCTGATGTTCTCTCATGTGAACGATGCAGGCTTCTGGATGTACAAAGAATATTTCAACCTCAGCCTGAAGGACACGTTCCGCTCCTGGTCGCTCATGGAAACCATCGTGGCCGTGATGGGCCTGCTGGGTGTTTTACTGCTCAACCTGTTTATATGA
- a CDS encoding tagaturonate reductase — translation MNLSIDALPMINSAVVELPSASYFQLPEKVLQFGTGVLLRGLPDYFIDKANKRGLFNGRIVVVKSTRGGDSDSFARQHGLYTLCVRGVENGQQTGENIVNASISRMLSARHEWEQILQCASSPDMEIVISNTTEVGIELVRESIHAEPPASFPAKLLAFLYRRFQVFGEDPAKGMVIVPTELIPDNGKKLKSICIELALHNNLEPAFLRWLRTNNHFCSSLVDRIVPGKLPPAEQTAMEQEAGYTDELMIKSEVYRLWAIESDQDIVKEKLSFAQADPGVVIAPDINVFRELKLRLLNGSHTFSCGLAYLGGFTTVKEAMSDSAFNSYISRLMLEEIGPAITGENLSTEMAADFAAKVLDRYRNPYIDHLWISITMQYTSKMKMRNIPVLLKHYEDDGTVPEQMALGFAGYLLFMRCAQAEDGQYYGLKDGEKYIVNDDLAGWFAEKWQQELPGLVQSVLGDKSFWGADLLALPGFAEAVTNNLQQLINEEPRTVFNRFAQPI, via the coding sequence ATGAACCTGTCAATCGACGCTTTGCCAATGATTAACTCCGCTGTTGTGGAGTTACCTTCCGCCAGCTATTTCCAGTTGCCTGAAAAAGTACTGCAGTTCGGCACCGGCGTACTGTTGCGCGGTCTCCCCGATTACTTCATCGATAAAGCCAACAAACGAGGCCTCTTTAACGGTCGCATTGTAGTGGTGAAATCCACCCGCGGTGGCGACAGCGACTCTTTCGCGCGCCAGCATGGCCTCTACACCCTCTGCGTAAGAGGCGTGGAGAACGGTCAGCAGACCGGTGAAAATATCGTGAACGCCAGCATCAGCCGCATGCTCTCCGCCCGCCACGAGTGGGAACAGATCCTGCAATGCGCCTCCAGCCCGGACATGGAGATCGTGATCTCCAATACTACCGAAGTAGGGATTGAGCTGGTCCGCGAATCCATTCATGCCGAACCGCCCGCTTCTTTCCCCGCCAAATTGCTGGCCTTCCTGTATCGCCGCTTCCAGGTGTTTGGAGAAGATCCTGCCAAAGGCATGGTGATTGTGCCCACCGAACTGATCCCCGACAATGGGAAAAAACTCAAGAGCATCTGTATTGAACTCGCCCTCCATAATAACCTGGAGCCCGCCTTCCTGCGCTGGCTGCGGACCAATAACCATTTCTGCAGCTCGCTGGTAGACCGCATCGTGCCCGGCAAACTGCCGCCAGCCGAACAAACCGCCATGGAACAGGAAGCCGGGTATACCGATGAACTGATGATCAAGTCCGAGGTGTACCGGCTCTGGGCCATTGAGTCCGACCAGGACATCGTGAAAGAAAAACTCTCCTTTGCTCAGGCTGATCCCGGCGTAGTGATTGCGCCTGATATCAATGTATTCCGTGAACTGAAGCTCCGCCTGCTCAATGGCTCCCATACTTTCAGCTGCGGCCTGGCCTACCTGGGCGGCTTCACTACCGTGAAAGAAGCCATGAGCGATTCGGCTTTCAATAGTTATATCAGTCGCCTCATGCTGGAAGAGATCGGCCCCGCCATCACAGGCGAAAATCTCTCCACGGAGATGGCTGCTGATTTTGCCGCCAAGGTCCTGGACCGTTACCGCAATCCGTATATTGATCATCTCTGGATCAGCATCACCATGCAGTATACCTCCAAGATGAAAATGCGGAATATCCCGGTGCTGCTGAAGCATTATGAAGATGATGGCACTGTGCCCGAACAGATGGCCCTGGGCTTTGCCGGTTACCTGCTCTTCATGCGCTGCGCACAGGCAGAAGACGGCCAGTACTATGGCCTGAAGGACGGCGAGAAATATATTGTCAATGACGACCTGGCCGGCTGGTTTGCCGAAAAATGGCAACAGGAACTCCCCGGCCTGGTACAATCGGTACTGGGCGATAAAAGCTTCTGGGGCGCTGATCTCCTGGCCCTGCCCGGTTTTGCTGAAGCCGTTACCAACAACCTCCAGCAACTGATCAATGAAGAACCGCGGACCGTCTTCAACAGGTTCGCTCAACCTATTTAA
- a CDS encoding phospholipase D-like domain-containing protein has product MLRRSSRSTNKYTRYNNVQLVHGGREYFDKLLELISNARHTLHLQVYIFEADDTGRQVAEALQDAARRGVAVYLLTDGYASQGLPADLIRQLRAAGVHFRFFEPLLRSSRYYFGRRLHHKVLAIDGCCCLVGGINISNKYNEGYGQPAWLDWALYAEGEVASQVMTVCLEFWTRSPKKRRRLLARMPRPDPLPATRCHCRIRRNDWVHRRNQVTKSYLELLRNARSELFLVSSYFLPGRLLRRQLLAAAARGVQVNLLLAGVSDVMLAKHAERYIYRKILRQGIRIFEYRSAILHGKMGVYDNAWATIGSYNLNNISAFASLELNIDVMDENFAGQLQQELKTIIRTDCVPITEEGYRTNYGFWTRCWQRICYELVRFLFFIFTFYFRQQSARAGNPPKQG; this is encoded by the coding sequence ATGCTGCGCAGATCATCAAGATCCACCAATAAATATACCCGGTATAACAACGTGCAACTGGTCCATGGCGGCCGGGAGTACTTTGATAAACTCCTGGAGCTCATCAGCAACGCCCGGCATACCCTGCACCTGCAGGTCTATATCTTTGAAGCGGACGATACCGGCCGGCAGGTAGCGGAGGCCCTTCAGGACGCCGCCCGCCGCGGCGTGGCCGTATACCTGCTCACCGATGGCTACGCCTCCCAGGGTTTACCCGCCGACCTCATCCGGCAACTGCGCGCCGCCGGCGTTCATTTCCGCTTCTTTGAACCACTGCTGCGCAGCAGCCGGTATTATTTCGGCCGCCGCCTCCACCATAAAGTACTGGCCATTGATGGCTGCTGCTGCCTGGTAGGCGGTATCAATATCAGCAATAAATACAATGAGGGCTATGGCCAGCCGGCCTGGCTGGACTGGGCCCTCTACGCCGAAGGCGAAGTAGCCAGCCAGGTGATGACCGTCTGCCTGGAATTCTGGACCCGCTCGCCCAAAAAACGCCGGCGCCTCCTGGCCCGTATGCCCCGCCCCGATCCCCTGCCCGCCACACGCTGCCATTGCCGGATCCGGCGGAACGACTGGGTCCATCGCCGCAACCAGGTCACCAAAAGCTACCTGGAGCTATTGCGCAACGCCCGCTCCGAACTGTTCCTGGTATCCAGCTATTTCCTGCCCGGCAGACTGCTCCGCCGCCAGCTCCTGGCTGCCGCTGCCCGTGGCGTACAGGTCAACCTCCTGCTGGCCGGCGTATCAGACGTCATGCTGGCCAAACACGCAGAGCGGTATATCTACCGCAAGATCCTGCGCCAGGGTATCCGGATCTTTGAATACCGCAGCGCCATCCTGCATGGCAAAATGGGCGTATATGATAACGCCTGGGCCACCATCGGCTCCTACAACCTGAATAATATCAGCGCCTTTGCCAGCCTGGAACTCAATATTGATGTGATGGATGAAAATTTTGCCGGCCAGTTGCAACAGGAATTAAAGACCATCATCCGGACGGATTGTGTGCCCATCACTGAAGAGGGCTACCGTACCAATTACGGCTTCTGGACCCGCTGCTGGCAGCGCATCTGCTATGAGCTGGTACGCTTCCTGTTCTTTATTTTCACCTTTTATTTCCGCCAGCAATCAGCGCGTGCCGGCAATCCGCCGAAGCAGGGATAA
- a CDS encoding ROK family protein has translation MQQSFIAGADIGGSHITAALVDLSTNTLVPGTLTRHAIATHEEAPVIIENWARTIREAYAHFPAFTGPVQIGIAMPGPLDYEQGICYIRNQGKYESLYGLNIKSLLAAQLGITATDIRMMNDALCFLQGEVVGGAATGFTRVLGFTLGTGLGSALYSDGHTIDADLWQSPFRDGIAEDYISSRWFVQRYHTLTGGSVTGARELQEKVGKEPIAGAIFEEFAGNLACFLAGVIPQHQPQVIVLGGNIAKGYELFLPPLEATLAQQGINVPIRIATLGENAQIIGAADCWRYSLA, from the coding sequence ATGCAGCAATCATTCATTGCAGGCGCAGATATCGGCGGTTCACATATTACCGCCGCCCTCGTTGACCTCTCCACCAACACCCTGGTCCCCGGCACCCTCACCAGGCACGCGATCGCCACCCATGAGGAAGCCCCCGTGATCATCGAAAACTGGGCTCGCACCATCCGCGAAGCCTATGCTCATTTTCCCGCTTTCACCGGTCCCGTTCAGATCGGTATCGCCATGCCCGGCCCCCTGGACTATGAGCAGGGCATCTGTTATATCCGTAACCAGGGCAAATATGAATCCCTTTACGGTTTGAACATCAAATCGCTCCTGGCGGCCCAGCTGGGCATTACTGCCACCGATATCCGGATGATGAACGACGCCCTCTGTTTTCTCCAGGGCGAAGTAGTCGGCGGCGCCGCCACCGGTTTCACCCGTGTACTGGGCTTTACCCTCGGCACCGGCCTTGGCTCCGCTTTGTACAGCGATGGTCATACCATTGACGCCGATCTCTGGCAAAGCCCCTTCCGCGATGGCATTGCCGAAGATTATATCTCTTCCCGCTGGTTTGTGCAGCGCTACCATACCCTGACAGGCGGCTCCGTCACCGGCGCCCGTGAGCTGCAGGAGAAGGTAGGCAAGGAACCTATTGCAGGCGCCATCTTTGAAGAGTTTGCCGGTAACCTGGCCTGTTTCCTGGCGGGCGTGATCCCTCAGCACCAGCCCCAGGTAATTGTACTGGGCGGCAATATTGCCAAAGGCTACGAGCTGTTCCTGCCCCCGCTGGAAGCTACGCTGGCCCAGCAGGGTATCAATGTGCCCATCCGCATCGCCACCCTGGGTGAGAACGCCCAGATCATTGGCGCAGCAGATTGCTGGCGCTATTCCCTGGCATAG
- a CDS encoding D-TA family PLP-dependent enzyme, with translation MMNTTPPALPWYTIHDAHLLDSPALVIYPQRVQANINRLLASIDDKQRLRTHVKTHKSNDVLQLLLQSGISRFKCATIAEAEMLAAGGARDILLAYQPTGPKLQRFIALVEKYPAVEWACLCDHEKTARQQSAAFTAAGITVPVYIDLNVGMDRTGILPALALDLYQLCATLPGIQPVGLHVYDGHLRQRDLAQRKQAVNEAFALVTALADAIVKAGLATPLIVAGGSPSYPIHAQRAAVQCSPGTFIFWDKGYIENLPEQPFEPAALLLTRVVSLPTPTTLCLDLGHKSVTAENDISKRVVFLNAPDLQLISQSEEHGIVSAPEGHQHTIGELLYALPWHICPSVALYERAQVIEDGKRKGEWRITARDRQLTI, from the coding sequence ATGATGAACACAACGCCTCCTGCATTGCCCTGGTATACCATCCATGACGCCCACCTGCTGGACAGCCCGGCCCTGGTCATTTACCCGCAGCGGGTGCAGGCCAATATTAACCGGCTGCTGGCATCCATTGACGACAAACAGCGCTTACGCACACACGTAAAAACACATAAATCCAACGATGTACTGCAGCTGTTGCTGCAATCAGGCATCAGCCGTTTCAAATGCGCCACCATTGCCGAAGCAGAGATGCTGGCCGCCGGCGGCGCCCGGGATATACTGCTGGCCTACCAGCCCACAGGCCCCAAGCTCCAGCGTTTTATAGCACTGGTGGAAAAATATCCCGCTGTGGAATGGGCCTGCCTCTGCGATCATGAAAAAACAGCCCGCCAGCAATCGGCCGCTTTCACTGCGGCAGGTATCACCGTGCCTGTATATATTGACCTGAATGTAGGGATGGACCGGACCGGCATTCTCCCGGCCCTGGCCCTGGACCTGTACCAGCTCTGCGCCACCCTGCCCGGCATTCAGCCCGTGGGCCTGCATGTGTATGATGGTCATCTCCGGCAGCGCGACCTGGCCCAACGCAAACAGGCCGTAAACGAAGCTTTTGCGCTTGTAACCGCCCTGGCGGACGCTATTGTCAAAGCCGGACTGGCCACCCCGCTGATTGTTGCCGGCGGCAGCCCCAGCTACCCCATCCATGCACAGCGCGCAGCCGTGCAGTGCAGCCCCGGTACTTTTATTTTCTGGGATAAAGGATATATTGAGAACCTGCCCGAGCAACCCTTTGAGCCGGCAGCCCTGCTGCTGACGCGCGTGGTTTCCCTACCTACGCCCACCACCCTCTGCCTGGACCTGGGCCATAAATCAGTGACGGCGGAAAATGATATTTCTAAAAGAGTGGTCTTCCTGAATGCACCTGACCTGCAGCTGATCAGCCAGAGCGAGGAGCATGGCATTGTATCAGCGCCCGAAGGTCACCAGCATACTATTGGCGAACTGCTTTACGCACTGCCCTGGCATATATGCCCCAGCGTGGCCCTCTATGAAAGAGCCCAGGTGATAGAAGACGGGAAAAGAAAAGGAGAATGGCGGATCACCGCCCGCGACCGGCAGCTGACCATCTGA
- a CDS encoding metal-dependent hydrolase translates to MDSLTHIVVGACIGDAMAGKQIGKKAMFWGALMQSLPDIDFVASFWMNPVNDLLAHRGFTHSFLFIILVTPLIALIAERWHRPHDISLKKWLLFFGVEMAVHVLLDGMNAYGTGWLEPFSHHRFAFHILFVADPLFSIWPAITFVLLLIWKNNNPKRRKYVFTTLGLCAAYLLLGVVSKTTVDSKVKTLAARQGITYQRYLSTPTPLNNLLWYVVLEDKKGYHLAYRSLLDKTDSIHFQYFSRNEELLAPITDLEDAHRLVRFSQGYYTIERWNNTLMFNDLRFGQMIGWRDREAGFVFHYYLQKPEENALVIQRGRFSNWDREAMLSLLRRIAGTR, encoded by the coding sequence ATGGATTCATTGACGCATATAGTGGTCGGCGCCTGCATCGGAGATGCAATGGCCGGCAAACAGATCGGCAAGAAAGCCATGTTCTGGGGCGCCCTGATGCAGAGCCTGCCGGATATAGATTTCGTGGCTTCTTTCTGGATGAACCCGGTGAATGATCTGCTGGCGCACCGGGGCTTTACCCATTCCTTTCTCTTCATCATCCTGGTGACGCCGCTGATAGCCCTGATAGCGGAGCGATGGCACCGGCCGCATGATATCTCCCTGAAAAAATGGCTGCTGTTCTTTGGTGTGGAAATGGCCGTGCATGTGCTGCTGGACGGGATGAACGCCTATGGCACCGGCTGGCTGGAACCCTTCAGTCATCATCGTTTTGCTTTTCATATCCTCTTTGTGGCTGATCCGCTGTTCTCCATCTGGCCGGCCATCACTTTTGTGCTGCTGCTGATCTGGAAGAACAACAACCCGAAGCGCCGCAAATATGTGTTTACCACCCTGGGACTCTGTGCGGCCTACCTGCTGCTGGGCGTAGTGAGCAAGACCACCGTGGACAGCAAGGTAAAAACACTGGCGGCGCGGCAGGGCATTACCTACCAGCGTTACCTCAGCACGCCTACGCCGCTGAATAATCTATTGTGGTATGTGGTGCTGGAAGATAAGAAGGGCTATCACCTGGCCTATCGTTCTTTGCTGGATAAAACAGACTCCATCCATTTTCAATATTTCTCCCGCAATGAGGAACTGCTGGCGCCTATTACGGACCTGGAAGATGCGCATCGCCTGGTGAGGTTCTCCCAGGGTTATTATACTATTGAGCGCTGGAACAATACCCTAATGTTCAACGATCTTCGTTTTGGGCAGATGATCGGCTGGCGTGATCGGGAGGCCGGCTTTGTATTCCACTACTATTTGCAGAAGCCGGAAGAGAATGCGCTGGTGATCCAGCGGGGCCGTTTCAGCAACTGGGACAGGGAGGCCATGTTATCCCTGCTTCGGCGGATTGCCGGCACGCGCTGA